A stretch of DNA from Thermocrinis sp.:
TAGTTAGAAAAAGGATTGTTCTGAAGAGCTTGCTTTATATCATCCAAAGACTTTCCTTCTTCTTTCATCTTCTTTATGTTTTCCCTTAAGTAGCTTAGATACCTGCAAGTATCCTCCACACTATCCTTCTTAAGTGGCTCATTGTGACCTGCCAGTAGGACCTCCGCATCAAAGCCCTTTATTACCTCCAAAGCTCTGAGCCAACCGCNNNNNNNNNNNNNNNNNNNNNNNNNNNNNNNNNNNNNNNNNNNNNNNNNNNNNNNNNNNNNNNNNNNNNNNNNNNNNNNNNNNNNNNNNNNNNNNNNNNNCACCCCCTACTTTTAACTCTAAGGATTCCTTTACCACTATGTCTGGTGGCACAAGTTCTACATCATCAAATAAACCTTTGAACCTTTGCTTTGATCAATTATACTCTTCTAAAAGCCTGTTATGGGCTATTATCTTTGCACCCAGCTGTTTATATGTTTTTGCGCCATACCAGTGGTCTGGATGGTAGTGGGTTATTTGAGTTTCATCTCAGGAGAAAAGGCAAAAGCCAAAGCCAAAAACAGTGCTAAAAATTTAAAAGTTCTAAACATTTGTCGCCACCTCTACGGAATTTTTAGTATAGAGCTTATTCAAGTTTTCGCTTCTTGTGTTTATCCAACTACCTTTGTAAAGATGGACCTTAAAGAGGGAGTTCTCAAGGGAAGTCATTCCTTCCAATTTCTTTATACCTACCTTTTCTTTTGGCAAAAGCTCTGAAAGGTTCATCAAAAATTGGCTTAAACTTCCACCCCAAGGCAAGAACTTTTTAGTCTTTACCTCTCCCATAAGGCTAAGATATGTGCCATCTTCTTCACCCATAAGAAACATAGGAACTCTAATAGATGCGTAAGAGGCAAGCCCATCAAAGAAAGGAGAAAAGACTATAAAGTGCTCTACCTTGTCTTTGAGACTTAATATCCTGTCCAGAGGATAAAGGTCTAAAACGTCTTCTCCAAAGATCAAAAGATCTGCTATGTTTCCCCTTTCAATCTCTTCAACCACCACATCTATGGGAGAGATCTCTTCAGAGGAAAAAGTCTTTAGAACACCTAAGAAATTTGCCTCCTTACACACCAACATCACATCCCAGCCCTTTTCTTCTTTAAACTTTCTTATTCTCTCACCCCAAAGCCTTGCCTCATCACCCACCAACCCTTCCAGATTTACCACCACTAAACCTTCACCTTCCAAAGAGCTCAGATCATCCAAGCTGATCTCTACAGGTCCTAACTTCGCGTCCCTTTCTACCCTGCCTATCTTATAAACTTTGCCCTTTATGTAATAAGACAGCACGGTGGCTGTAGATGTTAGGTCCTCTCCTATCAAAAGGAATTGATCGTATTCTTTTATCTTTTTCCACTCAAAGGGTTCGTAAGTTCCGTAAGATTCCAAGAAAGGGTAGAGATTTGCGCTTAAGGTTGATGTTATAATCGCACCGCACCTTTGGGCTATCTCTTTGATAGCCAACAGGCTCTCGTTGCTTAGGTAAGAAGACAGAATTATTGCGGTTTTTCCTTGATTTGTTCTAAGATAGGTGCTTATAAGCTGGGACATGTTTCCATAAGACTCTTCCTTTCCAAAGAGTTCTGGGCTTTTCAGACGGCTTTGGTTGAGTGCGTCATATCCAAAGAAAGCCTTTGCGCATATGTCTAAGCTATCTGTTGGTTTTGTTCTATAAACCTTTTCTGCTGACCTCCAATCTCCCACACCATACTCCACTTGGATCTGACAGCCAACCGAACAAAGATTGCATGCCGTCAGACCCTTTCTAAGTAGCCAGCTTCTTGTCCAATACTTAAAAGGTTTTGAGATGATAGCACCTACGGGACAAACATAGACACACAGCCCGCACATCTCACAGGTGGATGTGTCCATAGGTCTTACTGCTGGCGCTATGTTTGCCTGAAAGCCTCTCTCTTCCACATACAGAGCTTTTGCGGATACTACCTCATCACACGCTCTGGTGCATCTGTAGCAAACTACGCAACGGTTTGAGTAATACTCCAGAAAGTCGCTCTCCCAGTCCAGTTGATGCCTTTCTTTTTCAAGGGCAGAGACGGGCACTATCTGTTTTTGTGGTCCAAACAGAGCTCCGTAGTTCTGAAGATCACACTCTCCAGCCTTGTCGCATATTGGACAGTCTAAGGGATGTCTTGTCATAAAGGCTTGCAGTAGATACTTCTGATTTTGAACTACCAAAGGATGCTTGGTGGATATTACCATATCCTCTTCCACGGGCGTATTACAAGAAGTAATGAGCCTTCCAGTCTTCTCGTTATAAACTATGCACATCCTACAGGCACCTATTATCCTTAGCCTTGGATGATAGCAAAAGTAGGGAACTTGAATACCTGCATCCAGCAAAGCTTGAAGAAGCGGTTTGCCCTTTTCGGCTTTAATCTGTTTTCCATCTACAGTTATGCTGACTATGGATGCCATGGTCTGCCTCCTTATATACACTATAACATCTTCTCCCAAACTACTTGGTGCCCTCTTTTCATAAGCTCCTCTACAGCATGGAGGGCTGTTTCAAAGTCAAAAACCTTCCCGCCAAACCCTCTGGCAAACCTCTCTGCATCTTCCTTATTGCCAAAAGCTATAACGGAAGGAATGCAACAAGGCTTGGCAGAGGATCCTACCACATACCAAGCAGAAAAGCAATTTATAGGGTTTCCTGATATAAAATCCCGTGTCATACAAGATTGAATCTCTTTATCCTGAACATCATTATAGAGCAACAGCCCACAGTGGGCACAACAAGCAAAAGTAGCTTTACTTTTAAGTCTATACACAAATTCTAAACGTCTATCCAAGGTCTTCCCACAATAAGCGCATACTCCAGTTTCTTGGAATTGTTCTTCCTCAGATTTTAAAAGCAGCTCTCCATGTTTTCTGATTATCTTTCCCTCCCTCTCTAATTCCCTAACATCTCTGTATATGGTCATCAAAGAAACGTTAAAATATTCTGCCAGCGATTTTACCGTATTGTAGCCATTGGCTATAAGGTTTAATATCTGGTCCTTTCTGCTCATTTTTACCTTAAAAATTTAATATCTCTTTTAAAAATTTCTCAAGTCCTTTGCTTGCTTTTTCTCTTATTACTACGTCCGCTATTTCCGATATAGGCGTGTTGTTTGGATTTATTTCCACAACCTTTGCTCCATGTTGTTTTGCTATAAAAGGCAAGTATCCCGCTGGATAGACCACACCGGAGGTTCCTATTACTAAAAAAACGCTACAATTTTGAGAAAGTATAAAGCTTTTAGTTAGAGCATCCTCTGGAAGACCTTCTCCAAACCAAACGACTGCAGGTCTTAGCAATCCACCGCAGTACTTACATTTTGGTGGAATTTCTTTAAGTGGTGCTTCATAAAGCTCATACTCTTCTTTACAATTTGTGCACTTGACCCTCCAGATATTTCCGTGAAGTTCTATGACCTTTTTGGACCCCGCCTTTTGGTGTAGTCCATCCACGTTTTGAGTGATTATGAAGAAATTCTCCAATCTTCTTTCCAACTTAGCCAAAAGTAGATGAGCTTCATTAGGCTCTGCTTTGCTTATTATCTGCCTTCTCCAATCATACCACTCCCAAACAAGCTTAGGATTTTCGAAAAAAGCCTGCGGTGTGGCAAGCTCTTCTGGCTTAAACTGCTTCCAAAGTCCTCCTTCCCCTCTAAAGGTAGGGATCCCACTTTCTGCCGATATGCCCGCCCCTGTCAGGACAAGAATAAGCTCTTTCATTATTTAAAAAGTTAAGGCATATAGCAAAGGGGGTAACCCTTTTAGTTTAACCTTAGGCGTGTGTTAGAGGCTTTTTTTGCATTGTGTTGCGCAATATCAGAAACCATGGCAGAGAGGCTTAACCGGCTGGTATGTAAAAAATAATAAATAAGGTTTAAATATAATTAGTTAGGTATTGTCAAATTTTATTAGCATACTATATTAATATATGGAGGTCTAACATGAAGGACGTGAGAAAGTTTGGAGAGGAGCTTTTTCAAAAGGCTTACCGGTATCATATGATTGGAGAGTTGGATAAAGCTATAGAGCTTTACAAAAAATCAGCTGAAATCTACCCTACTGCCATTACCTACACCTTTATGGGTTGGGCCTATAGTATGAAGGGAGACTACGAAAAAGCTATAGAACTGTGTTTGAAAGCTATTGAACTAGACCCGGATTTTGGAAACCCATACAACGATATTGGCTCTTATCTTATAGCTCTTGGAAGGTATGACGACGCTATTCCTTGGTTGAAGAAAGCAATAGTTGCGAAAAACTACGAACCAAGGCATTATCCTCATATGAACCTTGCCCGTGTGTATTTGGCAAAGGGTATGTTCAAAGAAGCGCTGTGGGAGCTAGAAAACGCTATCAGAATAGCACCAAACTACAAACCAGCCCATATCCTAAAGCATCAGATAATTGCTATGTTAAATTGATTTAAAATATTTTTCCGGTGAGCCCTTTTCCAAGTAAAGGAATTACTCAAAATTCAAAAGAAGTTCAGGAAGGATGGATTTTTGTTGCCATTGAGGGCACATCCGTAGATGGTCATCAGTTTGTAAAGGAAGCTTTAGAAAAGGGAGCCTCTTTGGTTTATGTAGAGAAGGACGTAGGCATTCAGGATCCAAGAATAGTCAAAGTAGAGGACACACGCAAGGTTTTGGGAGAGCTTGCAAACGAATTTTTTAGAAAGCCTTCTCAAAACCTTAAGGTCATAGGTGTTACAGGCACCAACGGAAAGAGTACCACAACCCATTTGATAGAGTCTGTACTAAACAAAGGGGGAATACCCACAGGTTTGATGGGTACAATATATTACAGGTTTGGAAAAAAGGTGTATGAATACGAAGGAAGAACTACGCCAGACCCTGTAAAGTGGCACCAAACCCTCAGGCAGATGCTAAATGACGGGGCGAAGGCTGTAGTTTCGGAAATATCTTCCCACGCATTGGATCAAAAAAGAATATGGAGCACAAAGTTTTTTATCACTCTCTTTACTAACCTGTCTCAGGACCATCTTGACTACCACGGCACTATGGAAAACTACTTTAGAGCTAAGCTTAGGCTTTTTAAAGAATACGAGTGGGATTATGCCATAACCAATGCGGATGATCCTTACGGTCAAAGGGTCCTTGAAGAACTGCAGGGAAAAGCTTTGACTTACGGAAAAATGGGAGATCTGAAGATTTTAGATTTTGAAACTTCTTTGGAAGGCAGCAGGCTAAAATTGGAGTGGCAGGGAAAGACTTTTGAGTTTTTTTCAAATTTGAGGGGAGACTTTCAAGCTTACAACTTAAGTGCCAGTATTCTTGTAGGCTTCCTCTTTGGTTTGGAAAGGGATGCTATACAGGAGGGTGTTAGAAATGTTTTGGTGCCCGGCAGGTTTGAAACTTTTTCCAAAGACGGAAAATTGGCAATCGTGGATTATGCCCACACGCCAGACGCTTTAGAAAAAGTACTCATCACAGCCAGAAAGCTCACCAAGGGTAAGCTGTGGGTGGTGTTTGGTGCAGGTGGAAACAGGGACAAGACTAAAAGACCTTTGATGGGCTCGGTGGCGGAGAGGTGGGCAGATATGGTGGTTATCACTTCTGACAATCCACGATGGGAAGAACCAGAAGACATAATAGATGATATACTAAAAGGAATAAAGAATTTGGATAAGGTCATTGTTCAAAAGGATAGAAGGGAAGCAATAAAGCTTGCATTGCAGAATGCAAAGGAAGGGGATGTGGTCCTTATTGCAGGAAAAGGTCATGAGGATTATCAAGAAATAAAGGGTGTGAAGCATCCTTTTAGAGATCAAAATGTTATAAAGGAGGTCTTTAATGTGCGACCTTGAGAACCTCTACTACCACCTTAAGGATGAGCTTTTGAGAATCTACAAGGAAGCGGAGACGCCTTTTCCCAAGATAAAAATAACAAACTTGCAATCTGCAAGGCTTTGCGGTCTTGCCAATTTAGCAAAGATTATTCTATATCTGGAAAGGGACGGATATGTGCAGGTAGAAAACAAAGAGCAAGCTTTTCAAGAATGGGAAGTGCAGATAGAAGCTTCCATCCTTGACTTTATGCTTGGCTCGTGATGTATGAAGAAAAATCTATAAAGAAACTACCAAAGGACCTAAGACCAAGGGAGAAGCTAAGCAGGCTTGGGGCAGAAGTTTTGTCGGAAGAGGAGCTTGTTGCGATAATCTTAGGGTCTGGTAGCAAGGGGGAGGATGTGATGAGTTTGGCTAAAAGGGTAGTTGGGGTTGGATGGAACAAGATAAACTCTATGAGCGTAGAACAGCTGACAAAGGAAA
This window harbors:
- a CDS encoding 2Fe-2S iron-sulfur cluster-binding protein; translated protein: MASIVSITVDGKQIKAEKGKPLLQALLDAGIQVPYFCYHPRLRIIGACRMCIVYNEKTGRLITSCNTPVEEDMVISTKHPLVVQNQKYLLQAFMTRHPLDCPICDKAGECDLQNYGALFGPQKQIVPVSALEKERHQLDWESDFLEYYSNRCVVCYRCTRACDEVVSAKALYVEERGFQANIAPAVRPMDTSTCEMCGLCVYVCPVGAIISKPFKYWTRSWLLRKGLTACNLCSVGCQIQVEYGVGDWRSAEKVYRTKPTDSLDICAKAFFGYDALNQSRLKSPELFGKEESYGNMSQLISTYLRTNQGKTAIILSSYLSNESLLAIKEIAQRCGAIITSTLSANLYPFLESYGTYEPFEWKKIKEYDQFLLIGEDLTSTATVLSYYIKGKVYKIGRVERDAKLGPVEISLDDLSSLEGEGLVVVNLEGLVGDEARLWGERIRKFKEEKGWDVMLVCKEANFLGVLKTFSSEEISPIDVVVEEIERGNIADLLIFGEDVLDLYPLDRILSLKDKVEHFIVFSPFFDGLASYASIRVPMFLMGEEDGTYLSLMGEVKTKKFLPWGGSLSQFLMNLSELLPKEKVGIKKLEGMTSLENSLFKVHLYKGSWINTRSENLNKLYTKNSVEVATNV
- a CDS encoding DeoR family transcriptional regulator, which translates into the protein MSRKDQILNLIANGYNTVKSLAEYFNVSLMTIYRDVRELEREGKIIRKHGELLLKSEEEQFQETGVCAYCGKTLDRRLEFVYRLKSKATFACCAHCGLLLYNDVQDKEIQSCMTRDFISGNPINCFSAWYVVGSSAKPCCIPSVIAFGNKEDAERFARGFGGKVFDFETALHAVEELMKRGHQVVWEKML
- a CDS encoding NAD-dependent deacylase, which codes for MKELILVLTGAGISAESGIPTFRGEGGLWKQFKPEELATPQAFFENPKLVWEWYDWRRQIISKAEPNEAHLLLAKLERRLENFFIITQNVDGLHQKAGSKKVIELHGNIWRVKCTNCKEEYELYEAPLKEIPPKCKYCGGLLRPAVVWFGEGLPEDALTKSFILSQNCSVFLVIGTSGVVYPAGYLPFIAKQHGAKVVEINPNNTPISEIADVVIREKASKGLEKFLKEILNF
- a CDS encoding tetratricopeptide repeat protein: MKDVRKFGEELFQKAYRYHMIGELDKAIELYKKSAEIYPTAITYTFMGWAYSMKGDYEKAIELCLKAIELDPDFGNPYNDIGSYLIALGRYDDAIPWLKKAIVAKNYEPRHYPHMNLARVYLAKGMFKEALWELENAIRIAPNYKPAHILKHQIIAMLN
- a CDS encoding UDP-N-acetylmuramoyl-L-alanyl-D-glutamate--2,6-diaminopimelate ligase — its product is MSPFPSKGITQNSKEVQEGWIFVAIEGTSVDGHQFVKEALEKGASLVYVEKDVGIQDPRIVKVEDTRKVLGELANEFFRKPSQNLKVIGVTGTNGKSTTTHLIESVLNKGGIPTGLMGTIYYRFGKKVYEYEGRTTPDPVKWHQTLRQMLNDGAKAVVSEISSHALDQKRIWSTKFFITLFTNLSQDHLDYHGTMENYFRAKLRLFKEYEWDYAITNADDPYGQRVLEELQGKALTYGKMGDLKILDFETSLEGSRLKLEWQGKTFEFFSNLRGDFQAYNLSASILVGFLFGLERDAIQEGVRNVLVPGRFETFSKDGKLAIVDYAHTPDALEKVLITARKLTKGKLWVVFGAGGNRDKTKRPLMGSVAERWADMVVITSDNPRWEEPEDIIDDILKGIKNLDKVIVQKDRREAIKLALQNAKEGDVVLIAGKGHEDYQEIKGVKHPFRDQNVIKEVFNVRP